In Desulfosudis oleivorans Hxd3, the DNA window CCAGTCCCTGGGGCTGGAACTTTTCTCCGGCAGCGAGCCCATCGACCAGGTGCTGGCCGTGGCCTATTCCATTGAGGACGGCCTGCGGGACTTCTACCTTTCAATGGGCCGGCAGGTCAAAAACATCCAGGCCGCCTCCCTGTTTGAAAAACTGGCCGCCATCGAGGTCAAGCACCAGGATCTTATCTACCGGGCCTACACGGCCATCACCGACTCGCCGGTGTCCAGGGAACGGTTTGTCACCGAACGGGTGGGAAATGCGATTGAAGGCGGCATGAGCACCGAGGATTATATGGCCATGTTTTCCCCGGACATGGAGTCGGCCACGGATATCATCAGCCTGGCCATCTCCATCGAGGCCCAGGCCCTGGACCTCTATTTCCGGGCATCGGAAAAGGTCGACGCTACTGAAGGCAAAAAGGCGCTGGCCAGGCTGGCCGATGAAGAGCGCAGTCACATCAACGAACTGGGCAAACTGATGGACACGATACAGGAGAAATAAATGGGCAACCTGGTACTTGCCGGCGGTGGTCATGCCCACATGGTGGCCTTAAGCCGGATTGGCGAACTGGTAAACCGGGGCCACCGCGTCACCGTGATCGGCCCTTCCCCCCACCACTACTACTCTGGCATGGGCCCGGGTATGCTGGGCGGCACCTATTCGCCTGAGGATATCCGGTTCGACACCCGTGGGGTGACTGAAAAAAACGGCGGTACCTTTATGTGTGACCGGGTCGAACGCATCGACCCGGACCGGCGTAGCGTTCACCTGGCCTCCGGGGATAAAGTGTCTTACGACGTGCTCTCCTGCAACCTGGGCAGCCATGTGCCCCGAAGTCTGGTTGCCGAAGACAGCGGCGGCATCTACACGGTAAAGCCCATTGAAAAACTCCTGGAGGCCCGACAGCGCGTCCTGGAAATCATCTCCCGGAAAAAGGCGGCCATTGTCGTGGCCGGCGGCGGGCCGGCGGCGGCGGAAGTGGTGGGCAACATTCATTACCTGGCCGCCGGTTCAGGCCAGCAAATGCCCACCATTCACATGTGCGCGGGCACGGCATTCATGGCCCGTTTCCCTGAAAAGGTGCGCCGCCGGGTGCGCCGGTCCCTGGCCGGCCGGGGCATTGTGATCGATGAAACCGCCTTTGTCCAAACGGTTCAAACCGGTGCCGTCATCCTGGAATCGGGCAGGACCATCGAGGCAGACCTGGTTTTTCTGGCCCTGGGGGTTATTCCGTCACCGGTGTTTGAAACATCCGGCCTGTCCGTGGGCCCGGACAGGGGACTGCGGGTCAACGCCTTTCTCCAGTCCCCGGACCATCCGGAGATTTTCGGCGGCGGCGACTGTATCTATTTCGAACCACATCCCCTGGACAAGGTGGGGGTCTACGCGGTGCGCCAGAACCCGGTACTCTACGCCAATCTGCTGGCATCGCTGGAGGGCAAACCGCTTTTGCCCTTTGATCCGGGCGGCGACTACCTGCTGATTTTCAACCTGGGCCACCGCACCGGTGTGCTGAAAAAGCGGGGCCTGATCATGGAAGGGCGGCTCCCCTTTCTTCTGAAGGACTATATTGACAGGCGATTCATGACAAAATTCCAACGACTGGAGGAATAGCATGCAGCCGTTATACGAAACCGCCATGGAACTAACCGGGAAACTGAAGGCGGCACGCCTTCAGGCGGCCACGCTTTCCAAAAACCTGACGGAAACCGAATACCGCCTGAAGGTCAAAAAGGCCGGAATCGAAAGGGCGCTGATCAAGCAGGTCAAAAACGAAAAGCTGCTGGGCAATACCCTTGAAGACCGCACCCGAATATTCACGCTGGCCCTGGACGCCGACACCGACTACCAGGACCTGCTCCGGCGGCATACCGACCTGACCATGGAACTGGAACAGGCCAAAATCGAGGCTTCGTTCATGCGGGACCGGCTGACCGTCACACTGGCGGCCATGAAAGCCGGTGAAGCGACAGAGTAAAAAAAGTTTAAAACCGCCGGCCCGCCTGCTTCGCATTTGACAACGTGGCGGGGGTGCACTATGGTCCGTTCTGACAGACACCCCGTTACCGGCGGCACTGCAACCAGACCGGAGAACGCACATGCCCTATTCAGATATCCAGGACGCGGACAAGTATATCAAGGCACTGGCCCAGATCAGCCGGGCCATCACCTCTGAGCAGTACCTGGAGGACATTCTCAAACTCATCGTCATGGTCACGGCAAAAGTCACGGGCGTTGAGATCTGCTCTCTGTGGATTATTGAGGAGGAAGAGGGGGAGAAAGTGATCCGGCTCAAGGCCACCCAGGCCATTGACCAGGTCTACCTTAAAAACCGCAGCCTGCGCATGAACGAGGGGGTGGTGGGATACGTGGCCACCCACAGGGTTCCCATCATCATTCCCAATGTCCTGCAGGAGCCCCGTTTCAAGGAAAAGGAGATGGCCCGGCAGCTGGGCCTGGTCTCCATGGTGGGCATCCCCATGCAGGTCCGCGACGAAGAGGTGACCGGCGTGCTCAACTGCTTCACCGCCGCGCCCCATGATTTTCCCGAAACCGAGGTCAACCTGATCACCGCCGTGGCCAACCAGGCGGCCGTTGCCATCCACAACACCAAGCTGATGGTGGATGCCCAGATTATCCGCGAGGAGCTGGAGAGCCGGAAGCTGATCGAGCGGGCCAAGGAGGTGATTGTGCGCAGGGGAAAAATGAACATGGAGGAGGCTTACCGCTGGATTCGCAAGCGCAGCATGGACACCCGCAAATCCATGCGGGACGTGGCCGAGGCCGTGCTGCTCTCCGAGGAGTTATAAAGACGTCTAAGGCGTGATGGACTCGTAAAAAGTCAAAATCCAGACGGCTTCGTAAAAAGTTCAAGTTCAAGGCGCGCAAATTCCGAGGAATGAGGCGTACTTAGCGTACGCCGCAGTGACGAGGAATGCAGCGCAACGCAGAAATTGGGCTTTTTACGAAGCCGTCAAGGTGTGGCGGTGATCCACAGCAGCCGCGCCGGCAACTTGCCCCGGTTCTCCCACTGGCTCGGCACCTCCGCCGCCAGGTAAACCAGGTCCCCTGTCTGAAGGGGCTGGGCCCCATGGCCAAGGGTCATGTGCAGTTCCCCCTCCATGAGAAACCCCGTCTCCTCTCCCTTTAATGAGAAAAAATGGCCGTCCAGCACCGCGCCCGGCTGAATTTCTATAATATAAGGAACACACTGCGCCTCCATGTCTTCGGGCATCAGCCGCCGGCACGATATCAGGCGCCGGGCCATGCCCGGCACCGGCGACGGCATGGCCTCGAATTCCGAAAACACCACCCGCGGCGCGGATCCGGCACCGGTCTGGAAAAAATAGCCCACATCCACCGACAGAATCTCCGACATCTTGATCAGCGCGGGCACGGAGGGAAAAATCTGGTTGTTTTCCACCTGGGAGATGGTGCTGGGCGTCACACCGATTCCCCTGGCAAGCGCTACCTGGGACATGCCTTTTTTAGTGCGAAGCTCCTTGATCCGCAGGCCCAGGTCCAGTGAGCCGCTGCGCATCTTTCCGGGGTCCAGGGTGACAGAAAGCCCCCTGTTCCAGTAGACCGTGGGCTGGTTGAGAATGTCAATGGCCCTCTTTTCCGCTTTGAGCACCGACAGGTAGGTCTTGCCCCGCTTCAGGGAAAGGTCCACGGCCACCTGGGTCACCTGGTTGAGCAGGGCCTTGAGCCGCCGGGAGTGCACCTCCTTTTCCACGATCCAGTAAGCAATGGTGTTGAGCTCATAGAGCCGGGGACAGGCATGGGCATAAAACTTCATCACGCTCTCTTCCCCGCCCCACATTTCCTGCATACCGGTGAGACTCTCAAAGACAAACCGGACATCCCCCCGCATGGCGCCGTGAAGGTCGTAAAAGGCGCCGGCCACCACTTCAGGCTGCTGGGGCTGGTCCACACAGACAATGCGGCATCCGGTGCTGCTGCGCTTCCGGCGGTAAAATTCCAGAAACACGCTGGAGGCTTCTCCTTTGCCGTAGGTAAAACAGTCCAGAATGGTGAGATAGCGACTGTTGGCAAGGGCGCCGAACCGTTCCAGCAAATTTTTGGGGCTTCGGTCAAAACTTACATAAATGAGAGATTTTTTCGCCTCAATGGAGGCCTTTAACAGATTTAGGCAAAACACGCCGGCCAGCATGCCGGCATCGTCATACCACACCACGTTGTCGCCGATAAATACCCCCCCCTCCAAAAGCCGGTCCAGGTCGGGGATGCCGGATGTCACGGAAGCTTGTGTCATGTGCGTCATGTCCCTGAAAAGTGTTGAATCCTGAGGTCCGGCCGTGTCATCCATGGGCCGAACCTTTGCCGCTGTTTATCATAGCAGAGAGCCGGCCTGAAAAACCAGTGTAAAACCACGTGCCGGCAAAAACAGAAAAACTTTTTTCTTGACAACGCCTGTAAGCTGATCTTATAGTGACAGTTGCTTTGTTAAGCATGGCTTAACGGGCATGGCACAACGGCGTGCCTTTATTATACCAAGGAAACGACAAAGACGTCTTTCTTCCTGAATTCGGAAGAGGCGTCTTTTTTTTTGTATCAACACTATGCATTTTAGGAGGCACACATGAGATTTGCAAAAAGCAACGATGTTCTTGGAACCGCCAACCGTGGCAACCCGGCCGAATCCGGCCTCTGTACCCTCTGCCGGGCCGACTGCCAGGGCAAATGTGAAACATGGCTCTCCAGCCTGGTGGGCCGCAAGCTGCTCTATCCCCGGGACTTCGGCGTGGTCACCGCCGGCGGCAACAACACCACCCATGTGGGCGTTTCCTATAACTCCCTGCGTATTCAGGGATACGCCTACGGCGCCCACGGCCTTTCCAAGGGCCTGACCAACGACCCGGACGACTGCATCTTCCCCAACGTGAGCATTGAGTCGGAATTCGGCAAGGCCGTTAAAACAAAAGTGCGCATGCCCCTGATGACCGGCGCCCTGGGCTCCACCTTCGTGGCGGCCCGTTACTGGGACTCCTTTGCCATTGGCGGCGCCCTGTGCGGCATTCCGGTGGTCATCGGTGAAAACGTGGTGGGCGTGGACCTGCAGTCTGAAATCGGCAAGGGCAAGGCGAAAAAAGGAAAAATCAAAAAAGCGCCGGAACTGGAGCGCCGCATCGACGGCTACCTGCGTTACAAAGACAAGTCCTACGGCGCCATTATTGTTCAGCTTAACGTGGAAGACACCCGCAACGGCGTGGCCGAGTTCGTGGCCGACAAATACGGCGACCAGTGCATCATCGAGCTCAAATGGGGCCAGGGCGCCAAGGACATCGGCGGCGAGATCCAGGTAACCAGCCTGGAATACGCCCTTTTCCTCAAGGACCGCGGTTACGTGGTGGACCCGGATCCCACCATTCCGGAAGTGCAGAAGGCATTTAAAAACGGCGCCATTCGCTCCTTTGCCCGGCACAGCCGTCTGGGCGGCACCAACATGAGCAACGTGGACCAGGTGCGGGAAGACTTCATGAGCAGCGTGGACTACCTGCGCTCCATCGGGTTCAAGCGGGTGACCCTGAAAACCGGTTCTTACGGCATGCAGGAGCTGGCCATGGCCATCAAGTTCGCCACCGACGCAAAGCTTGACCTGCTCACCATTGACGGCTCCGGCGGCGGCACCGGCATGAGCCCGTGGAACATGATGCAAAGCTGGGGCGTCCCCTCCATCAACCTTCACGCCAAGGCCCACGAATACGCCGCCATGCTGGCGGCCCGGGGTGCCGACGTGGTGGACCTCTCCTTTGCCGGCGGCTTTGCCCTGGAAGACCACATCTTCAAGGCCGTCGCCCTGGGCGCTCCCTACACCAAGCTGGTATGCATGGGCCGGGCCATCATGATCCCGGGGTTCCTGGGCGCCAACATCGAGGGTGCCCTTCATCCTGAAAAACGGGAAGCCATCTGGGGCAACTGGGACCAGCTGCCCAAGACCGTTTCTTCCATCGGCGACAAGGCCGAGGAGATATTTGCCGCCTACTTTGATGTGGAAAAACGGGTGGGCAAAAAGGAGATGAAAAACATTCCCTACGGCGCCATCGCCTTCTGCACCCTGGCCGACAAGCTCTCCTGCGGACTGCAGCAGCTGATGGCCGGCGCCAGACGATTCTCCCTGGATCAGATCCGCCGGGACGACCTGTTTGCCGGCAACCGGGAAACCGCCGCGGAAACCGGCA includes these proteins:
- a CDS encoding rhodanese-like domain-containing protein, with protein sequence MKWRQFFTPVKSMDTDQARQLIADTHRNDISIIDVRQPGEYEKGHIPGARLIPMGELDTRLSEIDRNKPALVYCAVGGRSRVAAQMMAGKGFFNVINMAGGFKAWNGEAAVGPQSLGLELFSGSEPIDQVLAVAYSIEDGLRDFYLSMGRQVKNIQAASLFEKLAAIEVKHQDLIYRAYTAITDSPVSRERFVTERVGNAIEGGMSTEDYMAMFSPDMESATDIISLAISIEAQALDLYFRASEKVDATEGKKALARLADEERSHINELGKLMDTIQEK
- a CDS encoding NAD(P)/FAD-dependent oxidoreductase codes for the protein MGNLVLAGGGHAHMVALSRIGELVNRGHRVTVIGPSPHHYYSGMGPGMLGGTYSPEDIRFDTRGVTEKNGGTFMCDRVERIDPDRRSVHLASGDKVSYDVLSCNLGSHVPRSLVAEDSGGIYTVKPIEKLLEARQRVLEIISRKKAAIVVAGGGPAAAEVVGNIHYLAAGSGQQMPTIHMCAGTAFMARFPEKVRRRVRRSLAGRGIVIDETAFVQTVQTGAVILESGRTIEADLVFLALGVIPSPVFETSGLSVGPDRGLRVNAFLQSPDHPEIFGGGDCIYFEPHPLDKVGVYAVRQNPVLYANLLASLEGKPLLPFDPGGDYLLIFNLGHRTGVLKKRGLIMEGRLPFLLKDYIDRRFMTKFQRLEE
- a CDS encoding GAF and ANTAR domain-containing protein; translated protein: MPYSDIQDADKYIKALAQISRAITSEQYLEDILKLIVMVTAKVTGVEICSLWIIEEEEGEKVIRLKATQAIDQVYLKNRSLRMNEGVVGYVATHRVPIIIPNVLQEPRFKEKEMARQLGLVSMVGIPMQVRDEEVTGVLNCFTAAPHDFPETEVNLITAVANQAAVAIHNTKLMVDAQIIREELESRKLIERAKEVIVRRGKMNMEEAYRWIRKRSMDTRKSMRDVAEAVLLSEEL
- a CDS encoding helix-turn-helix domain-containing protein, whose amino-acid sequence is MTQASVTSGIPDLDRLLEGGVFIGDNVVWYDDAGMLAGVFCLNLLKASIEAKKSLIYVSFDRSPKNLLERFGALANSRYLTILDCFTYGKGEASSVFLEFYRRKRSSTGCRIVCVDQPQQPEVVAGAFYDLHGAMRGDVRFVFESLTGMQEMWGGEESVMKFYAHACPRLYELNTIAYWIVEKEVHSRRLKALLNQVTQVAVDLSLKRGKTYLSVLKAEKRAIDILNQPTVYWNRGLSVTLDPGKMRSGSLDLGLRIKELRTKKGMSQVALARGIGVTPSTISQVENNQIFPSVPALIKMSEILSVDVGYFFQTGAGSAPRVVFSEFEAMPSPVPGMARRLISCRRLMPEDMEAQCVPYIIEIQPGAVLDGHFFSLKGEETGFLMEGELHMTLGHGAQPLQTGDLVYLAAEVPSQWENRGKLPARLLWITATP
- a CDS encoding glutamate synthase-related protein, translating into MRFAKSNDVLGTANRGNPAESGLCTLCRADCQGKCETWLSSLVGRKLLYPRDFGVVTAGGNNTTHVGVSYNSLRIQGYAYGAHGLSKGLTNDPDDCIFPNVSIESEFGKAVKTKVRMPLMTGALGSTFVAARYWDSFAIGGALCGIPVVIGENVVGVDLQSEIGKGKAKKGKIKKAPELERRIDGYLRYKDKSYGAIIVQLNVEDTRNGVAEFVADKYGDQCIIELKWGQGAKDIGGEIQVTSLEYALFLKDRGYVVDPDPTIPEVQKAFKNGAIRSFARHSRLGGTNMSNVDQVREDFMSSVDYLRSIGFKRVTLKTGSYGMQELAMAIKFATDAKLDLLTIDGSGGGTGMSPWNMMQSWGVPSINLHAKAHEYAAMLAARGADVVDLSFAGGFALEDHIFKAVALGAPYTKLVCMGRAIMIPGFLGANIEGALHPEKREAIWGNWDQLPKTVSSIGDKAEEIFAAYFDVEKRVGKKEMKNIPYGAIAFCTLADKLSCGLQQLMAGARRFSLDQIRRDDLFAGNRETAAETGIPHVSDYNDEIARKILNA